One window of Nocardioides dongkuii genomic DNA carries:
- a CDS encoding Ig-like domain-containing protein, producing MSLLARPAALLAASALLLTGITGIVAPPAGAAEGSAPVTADDELTVMTGGLGVVDVLANDTDPDGDDLAVCRLADVPQALEVIPSEDGELAVGARRRAGTWTITYYACDFDYLTPATLTVTVEKPLPVRVAVQKLPQRPGRLKVVNRSGFPVRFLWGSAQERRPDGAVRVRDRAVIVKVQRRSLVWAASGRPATTAVDRGVVRRIGLRQGAEELPPGAPSKASRAPRRPGRHTSWVR from the coding sequence ATGTCTCTCCTCGCGCGCCCGGCCGCCCTCCTGGCCGCCTCCGCCCTGCTGCTCACCGGGATCACGGGCATCGTCGCGCCTCCGGCCGGCGCCGCCGAGGGCTCCGCACCGGTCACGGCCGACGACGAGCTCACCGTGATGACGGGCGGGCTGGGCGTCGTCGACGTGCTCGCCAACGACACCGACCCGGACGGGGACGACCTGGCCGTCTGCCGGCTCGCCGACGTGCCCCAGGCCCTCGAGGTCATCCCGAGCGAGGACGGCGAGCTGGCCGTCGGCGCGCGCCGCAGGGCGGGCACCTGGACGATCACCTACTACGCGTGCGACTTCGACTACCTCACGCCGGCCACGCTGACCGTGACGGTGGAGAAGCCGCTGCCGGTCCGGGTCGCCGTGCAGAAGCTGCCGCAGCGTCCGGGCCGGCTCAAGGTCGTGAACCGGAGCGGCTTCCCCGTCCGGTTCCTGTGGGGCTCGGCTCAGGAGCGGCGTCCCGACGGCGCGGTCCGGGTCCGGGACCGCGCGGTCATCGTGAAGGTGCAGCGCCGCTCGCTGGTCTGGGCGGCGTCGGGGCGCCCCGCGACCACCGCGGTGGACCGCGGCGTCGTACGCCGGATCGGCCTGCGGCAGGGTGCGGAGGAGCTGCCGCCCGGTGCGCCCTCGAAGGCCTCCCGGGCCCCGCGCCGGCCGGGACGTCATACGAGCTGGGTCCGATAG
- a CDS encoding DUF2975 domain-containing protein, with protein MGRLTILALRVVLALALVGSLGVQTVMVPLLAADMEGADPDVLELRTPLVVLLVLGILTTQVVMVCIWQLLTMVRRGTVFSHGAFRYVDVIIGAVAAAALLLFALAWVLAPGEAVAPGIVLLIGGAGGVVTGIALVVLVMRALLAQAVDRDAEAQQLQAELDEVI; from the coding sequence ATGGGACGACTGACCATCCTCGCGCTGCGCGTCGTGCTGGCGCTGGCGCTCGTGGGCTCCCTGGGGGTGCAGACGGTGATGGTGCCGCTGCTGGCCGCGGACATGGAGGGTGCCGACCCCGACGTGCTGGAGCTGCGCACCCCGCTCGTGGTCCTCCTCGTGCTCGGGATCCTCACCACCCAGGTCGTCATGGTGTGCATCTGGCAGCTGCTGACCATGGTCCGGCGGGGCACGGTCTTCTCCCACGGCGCGTTCCGCTACGTCGACGTGATCATCGGCGCGGTCGCCGCGGCCGCGCTGCTGCTGTTCGCCCTCGCCTGGGTGCTGGCCCCGGGCGAGGCCGTCGCGCCGGGCATCGTGCTGCTGATCGGCGGTGCCGGCGGGGTGGTGACCGGGATCGCGCTGGTCGTCCTGGTGATGCGGGCGCTGCTGGCGCAGGCGGTCGACCGCGACGCCGAGGCACAGCAGCTGCAGGCCGAGCTGGACGAGGTGATCTGA
- a CDS encoding helix-turn-helix domain-containing protein — protein sequence MPIVVDIDVMLARRKMSVGALAEQIGITPANLAVLKNGRAKAVRFTTLEALCEVLDCQPGDLLRWESEDAAEPVTRAGTR from the coding sequence ATGCCGATCGTCGTCGACATCGACGTGATGCTGGCCCGGCGCAAGATGTCGGTCGGGGCGCTCGCCGAGCAGATCGGGATCACCCCCGCGAACCTGGCGGTGCTCAAGAACGGCCGCGCGAAGGCGGTCCGGTTCACCACCCTCGAGGCGCTCTGCGAGGTCCTCGACTGCCAGCCGGGCGACCTGCTGCGCTGGGAGTCCGAGGACGCGGCCGAGCCGGTCACCCGCGCCGGCACCCGCTGA
- a CDS encoding metallopeptidase TldD-related protein produces MTTPLSPQSFVEHAVATTVADDCVVIVRDATSANLRWANNTLTTNGVMHGVSVTVISFVRTSGGVATGSVTGSATTQAQVTQLVEAADAAARAASPAEDAADLVRDRVSPDWDEPAVPTDIHVYDALAPALGEAFGRARAGGRVLYGFVNHELTTTYLGSTTGLRLRHVQPTGHHGCTGKTADLRGSAWVGGATRDFTDVDPLAVEETLAQRLAWGARTVDLPAGRYDTILPPAAVADLMIDAYWYAGARVAHEGQSVYSRRGGGTRVGERIAKPGVHLYSDPAYPGLECAPFNLATASGNETSVFDNGLPLGRTDWVQDGMLTGLLQTRHSAAMTQLPVTPAVDNLVLDVDGAAASLDELVAGTERGLLLTCLWYIREVDPQSLLLTGLTRDGVYLVEDGEVTGAVNNFRFNESPIDLLNRFSHASRTVPSFSREWGDDYFSRTATPALRVPDFNMSSVSQAL; encoded by the coding sequence ATGACGACCCCGCTGTCCCCGCAGTCCTTCGTCGAGCACGCGGTCGCGACCACGGTCGCCGACGACTGCGTGGTGATCGTCCGCGACGCCACCAGCGCCAACCTCCGCTGGGCCAACAACACCCTCACCACCAACGGCGTGATGCACGGCGTCTCGGTCACGGTGATCTCCTTCGTCCGCACCTCCGGCGGGGTGGCGACCGGGTCGGTCACCGGCAGCGCCACCACCCAGGCGCAGGTCACCCAGCTGGTCGAGGCGGCCGACGCCGCGGCCCGTGCCGCGTCGCCCGCCGAGGACGCCGCCGACCTGGTGCGCGACCGGGTCTCCCCCGACTGGGACGAGCCGGCCGTGCCCACCGACATCCACGTGTACGACGCGCTGGCGCCCGCGCTCGGCGAGGCGTTCGGCCGGGCCCGGGCCGGCGGCCGGGTGCTCTACGGCTTCGTCAACCACGAGCTGACCACGACGTACCTCGGCTCGACGACCGGCCTGCGCCTCCGGCACGTGCAGCCCACCGGCCACCACGGCTGCACCGGCAAGACCGCCGACCTCCGCGGCAGCGCCTGGGTCGGCGGCGCCACCCGCGACTTCACCGACGTCGACCCGCTCGCGGTCGAGGAGACGCTCGCGCAGCGGCTCGCGTGGGGCGCCCGCACGGTCGACCTGCCGGCCGGCCGCTACGACACGATCCTGCCGCCCGCGGCCGTCGCCGACCTGATGATCGACGCCTACTGGTACGCCGGGGCGCGGGTCGCCCACGAGGGCCAGTCGGTCTACAGCCGCCGCGGCGGCGGCACCCGGGTCGGCGAGCGGATCGCGAAGCCGGGCGTGCACCTGTACTCCGACCCGGCGTACCCCGGGCTGGAGTGCGCGCCGTTCAACCTCGCCACGGCCTCGGGCAACGAGACGAGCGTCTTCGACAACGGGCTGCCGCTCGGGCGCACCGACTGGGTGCAGGACGGGATGCTGACCGGGCTGCTCCAGACCCGCCACTCCGCGGCGATGACGCAGCTGCCGGTGACGCCCGCCGTCGACAACCTGGTGCTCGACGTCGACGGCGCCGCGGCGTCGCTCGACGAGCTGGTCGCGGGCACCGAGCGCGGCCTGCTGCTGACCTGCCTCTGGTACATCCGCGAGGTGGACCCGCAGAGCCTGCTGCTGACCGGCCTGACCCGCGACGGCGTGTACCTCGTCGAGGACGGCGAGGTCACCGGCGCGGTCAACAACTTCCGGTTCAACGAGAGCCCGATCGACCTGCTGAACCGGTTCTCGCACGCCTCGCGGACGGTGCCGAGCTTCAGCCGCGAGTGGGGCGACGACTACTTCTCGCGCACCGCGACGCCCGCGCTCCGGGTGCCGGACTTCAACATGTCGAGCGTCTCGCAGGCGCTCTGA
- a CDS encoding TldD/PmbA family protein has protein sequence MSGQQVDPTFLSLPYRDLGDVALARARELGASHADFRFERIRYQGLSVRDGVLQNASDSEDLGFAVRVVHQGAWGFAAGVVLTPDEAVRVADSAVAVAKVAARMTADPVELAPEPIHDDVTWVSSYDVDPFAVPVAEKAAVLVDWTDRLRTGAAVDHASAYLHQVLENKYYADLTGTRTTQQRVRLQPGFEAMGAGADTFDAMASIAPPAGRGWEYIVGGGPGTAWDWDDEIEQVPELLAEKLKAPSVEAGSYDLVIHPSNLWLTIHESIGHATELDRALGYEANYAGTSFATYDKLGVLQYGSPVMNVTGDRTIEHGLATIGYDDEGVATQQWDIVRDGVLVGYQLDRAMARMKPELAGPGFPEGRSNGCAYADSPGHVPVQRMANVSLQPAEDGPSTEELIRRVERGIYVVGDKSWSIDMQRFNFQFTGQRFYKIADGELVGQLRDVAYQATTTEFWGSMEAVGGPQTWVLGGAFNCGKAQPGQVAAVSHGCPTSLFRGVNILNTTDEAGH, from the coding sequence ATGAGTGGCCAGCAGGTCGATCCCACCTTCCTCTCGCTCCCCTACCGCGACCTCGGCGACGTGGCGCTGGCTCGGGCCCGCGAGCTCGGCGCGAGCCACGCCGACTTCCGGTTCGAGCGGATCCGCTACCAGGGCCTCAGCGTGCGCGACGGCGTCCTGCAGAACGCCAGCGACAGCGAGGACCTCGGGTTCGCCGTCCGGGTCGTGCACCAGGGCGCCTGGGGCTTCGCGGCGGGCGTCGTGCTCACCCCCGACGAAGCGGTACGGGTCGCCGACAGCGCCGTCGCGGTGGCCAAGGTCGCCGCGCGGATGACGGCCGACCCGGTCGAGCTGGCGCCCGAGCCGATCCACGACGACGTCACCTGGGTCTCGTCGTACGACGTCGACCCGTTCGCCGTCCCCGTCGCCGAGAAGGCCGCCGTGCTCGTCGACTGGACCGACCGGCTGCGCACCGGCGCGGCCGTCGACCACGCCTCGGCGTACCTCCACCAGGTGCTGGAGAACAAGTACTACGCCGATCTCACCGGCACCCGGACCACCCAGCAGCGGGTCCGGCTCCAGCCCGGGTTCGAGGCGATGGGCGCCGGTGCCGACACCTTTGACGCGATGGCGAGCATCGCGCCGCCCGCCGGCCGCGGCTGGGAGTACATCGTGGGCGGCGGGCCCGGGACGGCCTGGGACTGGGACGACGAGATCGAGCAGGTCCCCGAGCTGCTGGCCGAGAAGCTGAAGGCGCCCAGCGTCGAGGCCGGCAGCTACGACCTGGTCATCCACCCGAGCAACCTGTGGCTGACCATCCACGAGTCCATCGGGCACGCTACGGAGCTCGACCGCGCCCTGGGCTACGAGGCCAACTACGCCGGGACGTCGTTCGCGACGTACGACAAGCTCGGCGTCCTCCAGTACGGCAGCCCGGTCATGAACGTCACCGGCGACCGGACGATCGAGCACGGCCTCGCCACGATCGGGTACGACGACGAGGGCGTCGCCACCCAGCAGTGGGACATCGTGCGCGACGGCGTGCTGGTCGGCTACCAGCTCGACCGCGCGATGGCCCGGATGAAGCCCGAGCTCGCTGGCCCTGGCTTCCCGGAGGGCCGCTCCAACGGCTGCGCGTACGCCGACTCCCCCGGCCACGTCCCCGTCCAGCGGATGGCCAACGTCAGCCTGCAGCCCGCCGAGGACGGCCCGAGCACCGAGGAGCTGATCCGCCGGGTCGAGCGCGGCATCTACGTCGTCGGCGACAAGTCCTGGTCCATCGACATGCAGCGCTTCAACTTCCAGTTCACCGGCCAGCGCTTCTACAAGATCGCGGACGGCGAGCTGGTCGGGCAGCTCCGCGACGTCGCCTACCAGGCGACCACGACCGAGTTCTGGGGCTCGATGGAGGCGGTCGGCGGACCGCAGACCTGGGTGCTGGGCGGCGCGTTTAACTGCGGCAAGGCCCAGCCCGGCCAGGTCGCGGCCGTCAGCCACGGCTGCCCGACGTCCCTGTTCCGCGGCGTCAACATCCTGAACACGACCGACGAGGCAGGCCACTGA
- a CDS encoding AAA family ATPase codes for MRLHHLEVTAFGPFGGTVSVDFDHLSGAGLFLLSGPTGAGKTSILDAVCFALYGDVPGDRSTARRLRSDQAAPTTTPRVELEATLSGRRFRLVRSPAWERPKKRGTGTTTQQASVTVSERVDGAWVPLTSRLDEAGHLVSRLVGMNLTQFTQVAMLPQGRFQAFLRSRSEDRHKLLQQLFRTGRFEDVERWLRDRRVALRRECEEAHQETADLVSRVSEAAGRPLPEGWDVRDLAGPAADGSLAAWTASLVRDARGALSSAGAAAAVASQAESVAREALDAGRTTAERQARLEAAAAEHARLLTVAGQHATDRDRVAAAGRAATVVPLWRVAERARLAHEAATAAVPAGTCRDATATEAAACADHAARVRALRPRAARLEVVDRELAALDTRGRSVAEAAAREGARLAELPAEVTAARDRLERARAAATEAVEVAARLAAHAQVVSLTEQLAAARTAHDEARELTLTLRGRALDVRQARLESMAAEIAGSLAVGQCCPVCGSAEHPERARAADGAPDAAAERAAQKAADAAAATEHLRDVEARDLATRLAHASERAGTELDPAALATRLEGLRAAADGADAAARALAAREQECTETGEALRRHAAEAAAVAASARLLGAEAADLRAELADVLADAATDSPDGLLADLLADLVDRERRCRALLRALDERDAAATAYDEARRELAEAAAEAGFDDPAEAVAAALDPVALERLAARVEDHERRLAAALAVLDEPGADELGLFPAPDLRALTADHDRTLAALAEARSAQETWTGRVERLTRLGADLGDALDRWAPVRADHELTTRLAAFVEGKSPDNRLQMRLSAYVLAYRLSQVVAAANERLARMSDQRYSLEHTGRRGAGETRGGLSLLVRDDWSGESRDPATLSGGETFVVSLALALGLADVITQETGGADLDTLFVDEGFGSLDADTLDDVLDTLDSLRDGGRVVGVVSHVAEMRDRIPTRLVVTKSRAGSTVAVTG; via the coding sequence ATGCGCCTCCACCACCTCGAGGTGACCGCGTTCGGGCCGTTCGGCGGCACCGTGAGCGTCGACTTCGACCACCTCTCCGGCGCGGGGCTGTTCCTGCTGTCCGGCCCGACCGGCGCCGGCAAGACCAGCATCCTCGACGCCGTGTGCTTCGCGCTGTACGGCGACGTCCCCGGCGACCGCAGCACCGCCCGCCGGCTCCGCTCGGACCAGGCGGCGCCGACCACCACGCCGCGGGTCGAGCTCGAGGCGACGCTCTCGGGACGGCGGTTCCGGCTGGTCCGGTCGCCGGCGTGGGAGCGGCCCAAGAAGCGCGGCACCGGCACGACCACCCAGCAGGCCTCGGTCACCGTCTCCGAGCGCGTCGACGGCGCCTGGGTGCCGCTGACCAGCCGGCTCGACGAGGCCGGACACCTGGTCTCCCGCCTGGTCGGCATGAACCTCACCCAGTTCACCCAGGTGGCGATGCTCCCCCAGGGCCGCTTCCAGGCGTTCCTGCGCTCCCGCTCCGAGGACCGCCACAAGCTGCTCCAGCAGCTCTTCCGCACCGGTCGCTTCGAGGACGTCGAGCGCTGGCTGCGCGACCGGCGGGTCGCGCTGCGCCGCGAGTGCGAGGAGGCCCACCAGGAGACCGCCGATCTCGTGAGCCGGGTCAGCGAGGCGGCCGGCCGGCCGCTGCCGGAGGGCTGGGACGTCCGCGACCTCGCGGGCCCGGCCGCCGACGGGTCGCTCGCGGCGTGGACCGCCTCCCTCGTGCGCGACGCGCGCGGCGCCCTCTCCTCGGCAGGCGCCGCGGCGGCAGTCGCGTCCCAGGCCGAGTCCGTGGCCCGGGAGGCCCTCGACGCCGGGCGCACCACGGCCGAGCGCCAGGCGCGGCTGGAGGCGGCGGCCGCCGAGCACGCCCGGCTGCTGACGGTGGCCGGCCAGCACGCCACCGACCGCGACCGGGTCGCCGCCGCGGGGCGCGCCGCGACGGTGGTGCCGCTCTGGCGGGTGGCCGAGCGCGCCCGCCTCGCGCACGAGGCGGCGACGGCGGCCGTCCCCGCGGGGACCTGCCGCGACGCCACCGCGACCGAGGCCGCCGCGTGCGCCGACCACGCGGCGCGCGTCCGGGCGCTGCGTCCCCGGGCCGCCCGCCTCGAGGTGGTCGACCGCGAGCTCGCCGCGCTCGACACGCGCGGTCGCTCCGTGGCCGAGGCCGCCGCGCGGGAGGGCGCACGCCTCGCCGAGCTGCCCGCCGAGGTCACCGCTGCACGCGACCGGCTCGAGCGCGCCCGCGCGGCCGCCACCGAGGCGGTCGAGGTCGCCGCGCGGCTGGCGGCGCACGCCCAGGTCGTCTCGCTCACCGAGCAGCTCGCGGCGGCCCGCACCGCCCACGACGAGGCGCGCGAGCTCACGCTGACCCTGCGCGGCCGGGCGCTCGACGTACGACAGGCGCGGCTGGAGAGCATGGCCGCCGAGATCGCCGGGTCGCTGGCCGTGGGCCAGTGCTGCCCGGTCTGCGGGTCCGCGGAGCACCCCGAGCGCGCCCGCGCGGCCGACGGCGCCCCCGACGCAGCGGCCGAGCGCGCCGCGCAGAAGGCGGCCGACGCCGCCGCCGCGACCGAGCACCTCCGCGACGTCGAGGCCCGCGACCTCGCCACCCGGCTCGCGCACGCCTCCGAGCGCGCGGGCACCGAGCTCGATCCCGCCGCGCTGGCGACCCGCCTCGAGGGGCTCCGCGCCGCCGCCGACGGTGCCGACGCGGCGGCGCGGGCGCTGGCCGCCCGCGAGCAGGAGTGCACCGAGACCGGCGAGGCCCTGCGCCGGCACGCGGCGGAGGCGGCTGCCGTCGCCGCGAGTGCCCGGCTGCTGGGCGCCGAGGCCGCCGACCTCCGCGCCGAGCTCGCCGACGTCCTCGCCGACGCCGCCACCGACTCGCCCGACGGCCTGCTCGCCGACCTGCTGGCCGACCTGGTCGACCGGGAACGGCGCTGCCGGGCGCTGCTGCGGGCGCTCGACGAGCGCGACGCCGCGGCGACGGCGTACGACGAGGCCCGGCGGGAGCTGGCAGAGGCCGCCGCCGAGGCCGGCTTCGACGACCCCGCGGAGGCGGTCGCCGCCGCGCTCGACCCCGTCGCGCTGGAGCGGCTCGCGGCTCGGGTCGAGGACCACGAGCGCCGGCTCGCCGCCGCCCTCGCCGTCCTCGACGAGCCCGGCGCCGACGAGCTCGGCCTGTTCCCCGCACCCGACCTGCGCGCACTCACCGCCGACCACGACCGCACGCTGGCGGCGCTGGCCGAGGCGCGCTCCGCGCAGGAGACCTGGACCGGACGGGTCGAGCGGCTCACCCGGCTCGGCGCCGACCTCGGCGACGCGCTCGACCGGTGGGCCCCGGTGCGCGCCGACCACGAGCTCACCACGCGGCTCGCGGCCTTCGTCGAGGGCAAGTCCCCCGACAACCGGCTGCAGATGCGGCTCTCCGCCTACGTCCTGGCCTACCGGCTCTCGCAGGTCGTGGCCGCCGCCAACGAGCGGCTGGCGCGGATGAGCGACCAGCGGTACTCCCTCGAGCACACCGGACGCCGCGGCGCCGGCGAGACCCGCGGCGGCCTGAGCCTGCTGGTGCGCGACGACTGGTCGGGCGAGTCCCGGGACCCCGCGACCCTCTCCGGCGGCGAGACGTTCGTGGTCTCGCTCGCGCTCGCGCTGGGGCTCGCCGACGTGATCACCCAGGAGACCGGCGGCGCCGACCTCGACACCCTCTTCGTCGACGAGGGCTTCGGCTCGCTCGACGCCGACACCCTCGACGACGTCCTCGACACCCTCGACTCGCTGCGCGACGGCGGCCGGGTCGTCGGCGTGGTCAGCCACGTCGCCGAGATGCGCGACCGGATCCCCACCCGCCTGGTGGTCACCAAGTCGCGGGCCGGGTCCACCGTGGCGGTCACCGGCTGA
- a CDS encoding exonuclease SbcCD subunit D, producing MRILHTSDWHLGRSFHREGMLTHQAAYVDHLLDVVASEEVDLVVVAGDVYDRALPHVDAVRLADETLARLAASRARVVLTSGNHDSAQRLGFSSRLIDAAGVFIRTDPRTVGTPVMLEDEHGPVAVHGIPYLDPDAVREPWGLPGRSHESALTEAMRRVRADLAGRSAATRSVVLAHAFVAGAQPSDSERDISVGGVSMVPTSVFDGVDYAALGHLHGRHTLTESVRYSGSPLAYSFSETDHRKGSWLVDLGPRGVTSTTFVEAPVPRRLARLRGRLEDLLVDPALAAHEDAWIQVTLTDTARPTQAMDRLRRRFPHTLVLGFESVAPGLGSLPAARTHGRTDHDIAREFMLELRGGPPEPDEAALLFRAVDSCCDDPDLDPGVG from the coding sequence GTGCGCATCCTCCACACCTCCGACTGGCACCTGGGCCGGTCGTTCCACCGCGAGGGGATGCTCACGCACCAGGCGGCGTACGTCGACCACCTGCTCGACGTGGTCGCGTCCGAGGAGGTCGACCTCGTGGTGGTGGCCGGCGACGTCTACGACCGGGCGCTCCCCCACGTCGACGCGGTCCGGCTCGCCGACGAGACGCTGGCTCGGCTCGCCGCGTCCCGGGCGCGCGTGGTGCTCACCAGCGGCAACCACGACTCCGCGCAGCGGCTCGGGTTCAGCTCGCGGCTGATCGACGCCGCGGGCGTCTTCATCCGCACCGACCCGCGCACCGTCGGCACCCCGGTCATGCTCGAGGACGAGCACGGCCCGGTGGCGGTGCACGGCATCCCCTACCTCGACCCCGACGCGGTCCGCGAGCCCTGGGGCCTGCCCGGCCGGTCCCACGAGTCGGCGCTCACCGAGGCGATGCGCCGGGTCCGTGCCGACCTCGCGGGCCGCTCCGCCGCGACCCGCTCGGTCGTCCTGGCCCACGCGTTCGTCGCGGGCGCGCAGCCGAGCGACTCCGAGCGCGACATCAGCGTCGGCGGGGTCTCGATGGTGCCGACCTCGGTCTTCGACGGCGTCGACTACGCCGCGCTGGGTCACCTCCACGGCCGCCACACGCTCACCGAGTCGGTCCGCTACAGCGGGTCGCCCCTGGCCTACTCCTTCTCCGAGACCGACCACCGCAAGGGCTCGTGGCTGGTCGACCTCGGCCCGCGCGGGGTCACCTCGACGACGTTCGTCGAGGCGCCCGTGCCGCGGCGGCTGGCCCGGCTGCGGGGGCGGCTGGAGGACCTGCTCGTCGACCCGGCACTGGCGGCGCACGAGGACGCCTGGATCCAGGTCACCCTCACCGACACCGCCCGGCCCACGCAGGCGATGGACCGGCTGCGGCGGCGCTTCCCGCACACGCTGGTTCTCGGCTTCGAGTCGGTCGCCCCCGGGCTCGGCAGCCTGCCCGCGGCGCGCACCCACGGCCGCACCGACCACGACATCGCCCGCGAGTTCATGCTCGAGCTGCGCGGCGGTCCCCCGGAGCCCGACGAGGCCGCGCTGCTGTTCCGCGCGGTCGACTCCTGCTGCGACGACCCCGACCTCGACCCCGGGGTGGGCTGA
- a CDS encoding formate dehydrogenase accessory sulfurtransferase FdhD, translating into MSLRPRRPGPTVRTRVRELRPDGERRREDRLATEEPMEIRVAWPGAPARRAWVTMRTPGHDFELAAGWLRHEGVTGGVGTAGTTGATGVASVAYCTDETLTPEQDLNVVTVTLDGPPAVDLGHRHGGHASGSSACGVCGKDSVAAVLDVPRGERWAGAVPSDDVVRTLPDRLRDHQQVFARTGGVHAAAAADADGTLLVVREDVGRHNAVDKVTGARVLAGEPPAVACLVVSGRAGFELVQKAVAAGTGSLVAVGAPTSLSVRLAEEAGLVLYGFTSASRCVRYA; encoded by the coding sequence GTGAGCCTGCGGCCGCGCCGGCCGGGGCCGACCGTCCGGACCCGGGTGCGCGAGCTGCGCCCGGACGGCGAGCGCCGCCGGGAGGACCGGCTGGCGACCGAGGAGCCGATGGAGATCCGGGTGGCCTGGCCGGGAGCGCCGGCGCGCCGGGCCTGGGTGACGATGCGGACCCCCGGGCACGACTTCGAGCTCGCGGCCGGCTGGCTGCGCCACGAGGGCGTGACGGGCGGCGTCGGGACGGCCGGGACGACCGGGGCGACCGGGGTCGCCTCCGTCGCCTACTGCACCGACGAGACGCTGACCCCCGAGCAGGACCTGAACGTCGTCACGGTCACCCTCGACGGGCCGCCGGCGGTCGACCTCGGCCACCGGCACGGCGGGCACGCGAGCGGGTCCTCGGCGTGCGGGGTGTGCGGCAAGGACAGCGTGGCCGCGGTGCTCGACGTACCCCGCGGCGAGCGGTGGGCGGGCGCCGTACCGTCCGACGACGTGGTGCGCACCCTGCCGGACCGGCTCCGCGACCACCAGCAGGTCTTCGCCCGCACCGGCGGCGTGCACGCGGCCGCGGCGGCCGACGCCGACGGCACCCTCCTCGTGGTGCGCGAGGACGTCGGGCGCCACAACGCCGTCGACAAGGTCACCGGCGCCCGGGTGCTCGCCGGCGAGCCGCCCGCCGTCGCCTGCCTGGTGGTCAGCGGCCGGGCCGGGTTCGAGCTGGTGCAGAAGGCGGTCGCCGCCGGCACCGGGTCGCTGGTCGCCGTCGGGGCGCCCACCAGCCTGTCGGTCCGGCTGGCCGAGGAGGCGGGCCTCGTGCTCTACGGGTTCACCTCCGCGAGCCGCTGCGTGCGCTACGCCTGA